The following proteins are encoded in a genomic region of Corylus avellana chromosome ca4, CavTom2PMs-1.0:
- the LOC132178710 gene encoding protein LIGHT-DEPENDENT SHORT HYPOCOTYLS 4, producing MDSLHEFDPSNEDSASINFSTNTIITNTNNSTHNPNNISVAAAATMASSSSSSPSSTLSRYENQKRRDWNTFGQYLRNHRPPLSLSRCSGAHVLEFLRYLDQFGKTKVHTQLCPFFGHPNPPAPCPCPLRQAWGSLDALIGRLRAAFEEHGGKPEANPFGARAVRLYLREVRDSQSKARGISYEKKKRKRPPQPPPALPPPPNASQ from the coding sequence aTGGATTCACTTCACGAATTCGACCCCTCAAACGAAGACAGCGCGAGCATCAACTTCAGCACCAACACCATCATCACAAACACCAACAACAGTACACACAATCCAAACAATATCTCAGTTGCTGCTGCCGCCACCATGGCATCCTCCTCGTCATCCTCGCCGTCCTCCACTCTCAGCCGCTACGAGAACCAGAAGCGCCGCGACTGGAACACCTTCGGACAGTACCTCCGGAACCACCGACCGCCGCTGTCTCTCTCCCGCTGCAGCGGGGCCCACGTGCTCGAATTCCTCAGGTACTTAGACCAGTTCGGTAAGACCAAGGTCCACACCCAGCTCTGCCCCTTCTTCGGGCATCCCAACCCGCCCGCCCCCTGCCCCTGCCCGCTCCGCCAAGCCTGGGGGTCCCTCGACGCCCTCATCGGCCGCCTCCGCGCCGCCTTCGAAGAGCACGGAGGGAAGCCGGAGGCCAACCCATTCGGAGCCCGAGCCGTGCGGCTGTATCTACGTGAGGTTCGTGATTCGCAGTCCAAGGCAAGAGGGATTAGTTACGAGAAGAAGAAGCGCAAGCGCCCCCCGCAGCCGCCGCCCGCATTGCCACCTCCTCCAAATGCGAGCCAGTaa